A segment of the Candidatus Brevundimonas phytovorans genome:
TACGGTCGTGTACCGTCCTACCGACGACGAGCCGTTTATGAACGAGCGGCAGTTGGCCTATTTCAAGGCCAAGCTTCTGGCGTGGAAGGAAGACATCCTTCGCGAATCCAAAGGCACCGTGGTCAATCTGAAAGCCGAGACCGAGAACCATCCGGACATCGTGGACCGGGCCTCGTCGGAATCCGACCGAGCGCTTGAGCTGCGGACCCGCGACCGGCAACGCAAGCTGATCTCCAAGATCGAGGATGCGCTGCGCCGGATCGAGGATGGTTCCTACGGCTATTGCGAGGATACGGGCGAACCGATCGGCCTGGGCAGATTGGAAGCGCGGCCGACGGCGACGCTGTCGGTCGAAGCCCAGGAGCGGCATGAACGCCGCGAACGGGTTCATCGCGACGACTGATCTGAACTGATTGGGCGGATCGACTTGACTTGAGCGGACGGCGGCGCGACCAAGCCGCCTTCCTATCGAGGTCGTTGATCCCCCATGTCCGTCAAGGTTCGTTTCGCTCCGTCTCCCACGGGTAAGCTGCACGTCGGCAATG
Coding sequences within it:
- the dksA gene encoding RNA polymerase-binding protein DksA translates to MNALASVIEGDTVVYRPTDDEPFMNERQLAYFKAKLLAWKEDILRESKGTVVNLKAETENHPDIVDRASSESDRALELRTRDRQRKLISKIEDALRRIEDGSYGYCEDTGEPIGLGRLEARPTATLSVEAQERHERRERVHRDD